Proteins encoded within one genomic window of candidate division WOR-3 bacterium:
- a CDS encoding NAD(P)-binding protein yields the protein MSKIKLNNKEVEVKSKNILQFLRENNQHIPGMCYDFELDPYGSCRLCLVEANGRISTACTLTPQPNLEINTLTEKIISMRKTALELMLSDHYGDCIGPCQKGCPAHSDIQGYLALINMGKYHEAVKLMKEKYILPATLGRVCPAFCENECRRNLVDGAVAIRQAKKFAADYDLEHGPWMPEIPPSTGKKIAVIGGGPAGLSAAYYLRTMGHDVTIYEAMPKLGGMTRYGIPKYRLPKDILDKDIDTVIGTGIKVETGKKLGKDFRIEDLTKQYDAVFLGIGAWKSRKMGVEGEELPGVIHGIEFLRKVNSDEPVEIGKRVVVVGGGNTAMDVARTCIRMGCDVTVVYRRSRDEMPANKIEFEEAIEEGVKFEFLTNPVKVIGNDKVEKVELIRMQLGAPDASGRRAPEPIPGSEFTIDCDNIILAIGQYADENLLKENGLEVKKGAIVVDPVTLMTNIKGVFAGGDLVLGPSTVIESIAQGRIAALMIDQYLKGNLEKLREALIAPDQNLVDIVENEEIKKVFFDLKPYNHWKAVTPEDYKDVNRIPRVQTPYRPAEERRKDFNEVELPLSEEEIKRETERCMSCGCSEVFRCKLREYATIYNAKQTKFQGKLNKFEIDKSHKNVLLDNNKCVLCGRCVNLTQDLTGEGIVDYFYRGFSTRISVPFDKKLADMDGLYFGDLVDVCPTGGFQDKLNFSKPGPWKTKPVASVCNGCGLGCEINIEVYENMVVRASSKLPSWNNGHICDFGRYAKPWADRVEKIINKIENSAMSLKELKDLILKNYSDLAIVITGDVTLEEAEKLRELAHTRGIKFGVLVDKGISTASLQELLNAKKIKLTCDVNKYPYLKVLLFQLRKYRNAAIVDSDEDLLITEAPANESRVPTIVLHNKYNETGLLKSGFDEDLPQASLYIVFGNLHKKLGGMTVVFGKSEYADIEVPYFSVAGKEGTIINDLGITIKINKAVYEEGYKIEEII from the coding sequence ATGAGCAAAATTAAACTTAACAATAAAGAAGTTGAAGTTAAATCCAAAAACATACTCCAGTTTCTAAGGGAAAACAATCAGCACATACCTGGTATGTGCTATGACTTTGAGCTTGATCCCTACGGTTCATGCCGCCTTTGTTTAGTGGAAGCAAATGGAAGGATATCCACTGCTTGTACATTAACCCCTCAACCAAATCTCGAAATAAACACATTGACTGAAAAAATCATATCAATGCGTAAAACTGCTTTAGAACTTATGCTTTCGGACCACTACGGCGATTGCATTGGTCCTTGTCAAAAGGGATGTCCCGCCCACAGTGATATCCAGGGGTATCTTGCTCTCATAAATATGGGTAAATATCATGAGGCAGTAAAATTGATGAAAGAAAAATACATTTTACCAGCGACTCTTGGCAGAGTGTGTCCAGCTTTCTGTGAAAATGAATGCCGCAGGAATCTTGTAGACGGTGCAGTTGCAATTAGACAAGCAAAGAAGTTTGCTGCAGATTACGATTTAGAACACGGACCCTGGATGCCTGAAATTCCACCTTCCACAGGGAAAAAGATCGCAGTTATTGGAGGTGGTCCTGCGGGTCTTTCAGCCGCTTACTATCTAAGAACAATGGGGCACGATGTAACCATTTACGAGGCTATGCCTAAACTGGGTGGAATGACTCGATATGGTATACCAAAATACAGATTACCAAAGGATATTCTTGATAAAGACATAGATACCGTTATAGGAACTGGAATAAAAGTAGAAACAGGCAAAAAGCTGGGAAAAGATTTCCGTATTGAAGACCTTACCAAGCAATATGATGCAGTTTTTCTGGGTATTGGAGCTTGGAAATCAAGGAAAATGGGTGTGGAAGGTGAAGAGCTTCCCGGAGTTATTCACGGAATAGAATTTTTGAGAAAAGTAAACAGCGATGAGCCGGTTGAAATTGGCAAGAGGGTGGTTGTGGTTGGCGGTGGAAACACGGCTATGGATGTGGCAAGAACATGTATTAGAATGGGTTGCGATGTGACCGTAGTGTACCGAAGATCAAGGGACGAGATGCCAGCTAACAAAATCGAGTTTGAAGAAGCTATTGAGGAAGGAGTGAAATTTGAATTTCTTACTAACCCGGTGAAGGTGATTGGTAATGATAAGGTTGAAAAGGTGGAGCTAATTAGAATGCAACTTGGCGCACCTGACGCAAGCGGAAGGAGAGCTCCAGAGCCAATACCGGGTTCTGAATTTACGATAGATTGCGACAACATTATTCTTGCCATAGGTCAGTACGCAGATGAAAACCTTCTGAAAGAAAATGGCTTAGAGGTGAAGAAAGGCGCAATCGTTGTTGATCCAGTAACATTAATGACTAATATTAAAGGTGTTTTCGCAGGCGGAGACCTTGTTTTAGGTCCATCAACCGTTATAGAATCTATAGCTCAAGGAAGAATTGCAGCGCTGATGATTGACCAATATCTCAAGGGAAATCTGGAAAAATTGAGGGAGGCGCTAATAGCTCCCGATCAAAACTTGGTCGACATTGTTGAAAATGAAGAAATCAAAAAGGTGTTCTTTGATCTGAAGCCTTATAATCATTGGAAAGCGGTCACTCCTGAAGACTACAAAGATGTAAATCGTATTCCAAGAGTACAAACTCCATATAGACCAGCCGAAGAGCGTAGAAAGGATTTCAATGAAGTGGAATTACCTTTAAGCGAAGAGGAAATTAAGCGGGAAACTGAAAGATGTATGTCTTGCGGTTGTTCGGAGGTCTTCAGATGCAAATTAAGGGAATATGCGACCATATACAATGCAAAACAAACGAAGTTCCAAGGTAAGTTGAACAAGTTTGAAATTGACAAATCTCACAAAAATGTTCTGCTTGATAACAATAAGTGCGTTCTGTGTGGTAGATGTGTCAATTTGACTCAAGATCTCACAGGAGAGGGGATCGTCGATTATTTCTACAGGGGATTTTCTACGAGGATTTCCGTTCCCTTTGATAAGAAACTTGCAGATATGGATGGCCTCTATTTTGGAGATCTGGTAGATGTATGCCCAACCGGAGGTTTTCAGGATAAACTTAACTTCTCTAAACCAGGACCGTGGAAAACAAAACCGGTCGCTTCTGTGTGCAACGGATGCGGTTTAGGATGCGAAATCAACATCGAAGTGTACGAAAATATGGTTGTTAGGGCATCATCAAAACTACCTTCCTGGAATAACGGCCACATATGTGATTTTGGAAGATATGCAAAACCATGGGCCGATAGAGTAGAGAAAATTATAAATAAGATAGAAAACAGCGCAATGAGTCTTAAAGAATTGAAAGACCTCATTCTCAAAAATTACAGCGATTTAGCGATTGTGATTACTGGAGATGTGACCCTTGAAGAAGCTGAAAAATTGAGAGAATTGGCCCACACCAGGGGAATTAAATTCGGCGTTCTTGTTGACAAAGGAATTTCAACAGCATCATTACAAGAATTGCTCAACGCAAAAAAAATAAAGTTAACATGCGATGTAAACAAGTATCCCTACCTTAAAGTGTTACTATTCCAGCTAAGGAAATATAGAAATGCTGCAATTGTCGATTCAGACGAAGACCTCTTAATAACCGAGGCACCAGCTAATGAATCAAGGGTTCCTACAATTGTTCTTCATAATAAATATAACGAAACTGGCCTTTTAAAATCTGGGTTCGACGAGGATTTACCTCAAGCTTCCTTATATATTGTGTTTGGGAACTTACATAAAAAACTGGGTGGAATGACAGTTGTTTTTGGAAAGAGCGAATATGCAGACATTGAGGTCCCCTATTTTTCCGTTGCTGGCAAAGAGGGGACCATTATCAATGATTTAGGTATTACCATTAAGATTAACAAAGCAGTGTATGAGGAAGGATACAAAATAGAAGAGATAATCTAG
- the gdhA gene encoding NADP-specific glutamate dehydrogenase produces the protein MSQIDDVIAKIKEKDKDQPEFIQAVTEVLSTLRPVEEKHPEFVKAKIFERIVEPDRIIQFRVVWEDDNHNIHVNRGYRVQFNNAIGPYKGGLRFHPSVNLGIIKFLGFEQIFKNALTTLPMGGGKGGSDFDPKGKSDAEVMRFCYAFMSELYRHIGPDTDVPAGDIGVGAREIGYMYGFYKKIINEHTGVLTGKGLEYGGSLIRPEATGYGLTYFTLEMLATKGMDLQGKIVAISGSGNVAQYACERVTQFGGKVITLSDSDGTIVDMEGIDANKLAYVMELKNVRRGRIKEYAEKYPKAKYYEKKSVWDVIRDEGIKVDIALPCATQNEIYEDHAIALVKNGVIAVAEGANMPSTLEAIKVFQEHGILYGPAKAANAGGVATSGLEMTQNSIRLQWTREEVDAKLQEIMKRIHQSCLDAAAAYGRPGDYLTGANIAGFVKVAKAMLAYGAL, from the coding sequence ATGTCTCAAATAGATGATGTCATAGCAAAAATAAAGGAGAAGGATAAAGATCAGCCTGAATTTATACAGGCTGTAACGGAAGTGCTCTCCACCCTCAGACCTGTAGAGGAGAAGCACCCAGAGTTTGTAAAAGCGAAGATCTTCGAAAGAATTGTGGAACCTGATAGAATAATTCAATTCCGTGTAGTCTGGGAAGATGACAACCACAACATTCACGTTAACAGGGGCTACAGAGTACAATTCAATAACGCCATAGGTCCATACAAGGGTGGCTTGAGATTCCATCCCTCCGTTAACCTTGGGATAATCAAGTTCCTCGGCTTTGAGCAGATCTTCAAGAATGCCCTTACTACACTCCCAATGGGTGGTGGAAAAGGCGGTTCGGACTTCGATCCTAAGGGCAAGTCAGATGCAGAAGTAATGAGATTTTGCTATGCCTTTATGAGTGAACTTTATAGACACATTGGTCCCGACACAGATGTTCCGGCTGGTGACATCGGCGTCGGTGCAAGGGAAATTGGCTACATGTATGGATTCTACAAGAAGATTATAAATGAGCATACAGGCGTCTTGACGGGTAAAGGGCTTGAATATGGTGGAAGCTTAATAAGGCCAGAGGCCACCGGTTACGGATTAACCTACTTTACCCTTGAAATGCTTGCGACTAAGGGCATGGATCTCCAAGGGAAGATCGTTGCCATAAGTGGTTCTGGTAATGTTGCCCAGTATGCTTGTGAAAGAGTAACCCAGTTTGGTGGAAAGGTTATAACCCTTTCTGACTCCGATGGCACCATCGTAGATATGGAAGGAATTGATGCCAATAAGCTCGCCTATGTTATGGAGCTCAAGAACGTAAGAAGAGGAAGAATTAAAGAATACGCTGAAAAATATCCAAAGGCCAAATATTACGAAAAGAAGTCAGTATGGGATGTCATAAGAGACGAAGGTATCAAAGTAGATATTGCCCTGCCTTGCGCGACTCAAAATGAGATTTACGAGGACCACGCTATAGCCCTTGTCAAGAATGGTGTTATCGCCGTTGCAGAAGGTGCCAACATGCCATCTACTCTTGAAGCTATTAAAGTATTCCAGGAACACGGAATTCTCTACGGGCCGGCTAAGGCTGCCAATGCAGGCGGCGTTGCAACCTCAGGACTCGAAATGACACAAAACAGCATTAGACTCCAGTGGACAAGAGAAGAAGTCGATGCTAAGCTCCAGGAAATCATGAAGAGAATACATCAGAGCTGTCTCGATGCTGCTGCCGCCTACGGCAGACCAGGTGACTATCTCACGGGTGCCAACATTGCTGGATTTGTTAAAGTGGCCAAGGCTATGCTTGCCTATGGTGCACTGTAA
- a CDS encoding Nif3-like dinuclear metal center hexameric protein, translating into MRAREIAEYLDSILRTKEIQDASLNGLILENSNHIRRIGLAVDFNLPAIRKAVEEKVDMVLFHHGPFWGTPLPFVGALYERFKLLFQHDIAVYVSHLPLDMHPEFGNNAYAMKLLGIEDHKEFGDYHGIKIGREFQLKEPLKFKDFISLLESKIGKVLLYWDFGNKEIVRGAFVSGDAVSVLPEAIEKGLDVLVVGEPRHYAYSIAIDNHINVVFLGHYQSETLGLIALAEHLKEKFSLDYVFLPAPTGL; encoded by the coding sequence ATGAGAGCAAGAGAAATCGCTGAATACCTTGATAGTATCTTAAGAACCAAGGAAATTCAAGATGCATCGCTAAACGGTTTAATTCTCGAAAATTCCAATCACATAAGAAGAATTGGCCTTGCGGTGGATTTCAATCTTCCAGCCATCAGAAAAGCAGTTGAAGAAAAGGTTGATATGGTTCTCTTCCATCACGGACCATTTTGGGGCACTCCTCTACCCTTTGTAGGAGCATTGTATGAAAGATTCAAACTTCTCTTTCAGCACGACATTGCAGTCTATGTTTCACATCTCCCCCTTGATATGCATCCTGAATTCGGAAACAACGCCTATGCAATGAAATTGCTGGGTATTGAAGACCATAAGGAATTCGGAGACTACCATGGGATAAAAATAGGAAGGGAATTTCAACTTAAGGAGCCTTTAAAATTCAAAGATTTCATTTCGCTTTTAGAGTCCAAAATCGGAAAGGTCCTCCTTTACTGGGATTTTGGAAATAAAGAGATTGTAAGGGGCGCCTTCGTCTCGGGCGATGCGGTATCAGTTCTACCAGAAGCAATAGAAAAGGGTCTTGACGTTTTAGTCGTTGGTGAGCCAAGGCATTATGCCTACTCCATTGCTATAGATAACCATATCAATGTAGTTTTCCTTGGCCACTATCAATCGGAAACTCTTGGACTTATTGCCTTAGCTGAACATCTCAAAGAAAAATTCTCCTTAGACTACGTGTTTTTACCAGCTCCAACGGGCTTGTAG
- a CDS encoding sugar ABC transporter permease, translating into MPNERREIIYGLLFLLPALVILFIFKVLPILFAFNISFHEWGIAGDKGFVGLQNYKFLLRDRYFWQALWNTVLYTIFSVPLSIVLALFIAYLLNQNIKGVGLFRTVFFLPVITSLVAVSVVWKWLYNPQRGLFNAILAFLKLPTLKWLEEPRGIFELLTGKDLPYLLEGPSLALFSLVILSVWKSLGYNIVIFIAGLKNISETYYEAARIDGANRWQIIKHVMLPLLSPTTFYVFIMTTISSFQVFAPVWMMTGPPTGGPLGTTSVVVYYLYRKGYEEYQVGYGSAIAFVFFVIILLITLFQRKVSEKRVYYEV; encoded by the coding sequence ATGCCAAACGAACGAAGGGAGATTATTTATGGTCTTCTTTTCCTGCTTCCTGCCCTTGTAATCCTTTTTATTTTTAAGGTTCTGCCTATCCTCTTTGCCTTTAACATCTCTTTCCACGAATGGGGAATCGCAGGGGATAAGGGGTTTGTTGGCCTCCAGAACTACAAGTTTTTACTCCGGGATAGGTACTTTTGGCAAGCTTTGTGGAACACCGTCTTATATACCATATTTTCCGTTCCCCTTAGCATTGTACTTGCCCTCTTTATCGCCTATCTCCTTAACCAAAATATAAAAGGCGTTGGACTCTTCCGAACGGTATTCTTCTTACCAGTTATTACATCTTTGGTCGCTGTTTCTGTGGTGTGGAAATGGTTATACAATCCCCAGAGGGGCCTTTTTAACGCTATCCTTGCCTTCTTAAAACTTCCAACCCTAAAATGGCTTGAAGAACCACGAGGGATCTTTGAACTTTTAACGGGAAAAGACTTGCCTTATCTTCTTGAAGGGCCTTCCCTGGCTTTATTCTCTCTCGTTATTTTAAGCGTATGGAAATCCCTTGGTTACAATATAGTGATTTTTATCGCGGGTCTCAAAAATATTTCGGAAACTTATTATGAAGCTGCAAGGATTGATGGGGCGAATAGATGGCAGATAATAAAGCACGTGATGTTGCCCCTTCTCTCTCCCACGACCTTTTATGTGTTTATAATGACTACCATTTCTTCTTTTCAGGTGTTTGCCCCTGTGTGGATGATGACGGGGCCTCCAACGGGAGGTCCTCTTGGTACAACATCAGTAGTGGTTTACTACCTTTATAGAAAGGGATATGAAGAGTACCAGGTTGGATACGGTTCTGCAATTGCCTTCGTTTTCTTCGTAATTATACTTTTAATAACTCTCTTCCAGCGTAAAGTGAGCGAAAAGAGGGTCTATTATGAAGTTTAG
- a CDS encoding carbohydrate ABC transporter permease: MKFRSVIIWKIIVYSILIALAILSILPFYWMLTTSFKTPAESIAVPPTWIPKTFTLLGYKTVLTKIHFLRYMYISLITSILTILGSLITALLAAYAFSWIQFKGRDTIFMGFLSLMMVPMPVYIIPLFLIVQRLGWLDTLQVMIVPWTVSIFSIFLLRQNMRSIPKDLYDAAVIDGCGRLRFLFQIIVPLIKPAITTMVIFEFISSWNTFMWPLMVINKDNLRPIQVGLAYFAQGESTNYPALMAASTLSILPLVILFFIAQKQIIESYARSGLKE, translated from the coding sequence ATGAAGTTTAGAAGTGTCATAATCTGGAAAATCATTGTCTATTCAATCCTCATTGCCCTTGCTATACTTTCTATATTGCCATTTTATTGGATGCTAACAACCTCCTTTAAGACGCCTGCGGAATCCATTGCCGTTCCTCCTACATGGATTCCAAAAACCTTCACCCTCTTAGGCTATAAAACCGTCCTTACTAAAATTCACTTTCTCAGGTACATGTATATCTCCCTTATCACCTCTATTCTCACCATCCTTGGCTCTCTTATAACGGCGCTTCTTGCCGCCTATGCCTTTTCCTGGATTCAGTTTAAGGGTAGAGATACTATTTTTATGGGCTTCTTATCTCTAATGATGGTGCCGATGCCGGTTTACATTATACCGCTCTTTCTCATAGTACAGAGACTTGGCTGGCTCGATACCCTGCAGGTTATGATAGTCCCCTGGACAGTAAGTATCTTTAGCATTTTCTTACTCAGGCAGAATATGCGCTCCATTCCCAAGGATTTATACGATGCAGCGGTCATTGATGGGTGCGGTAGACTGAGATTTCTGTTTCAAATAATTGTTCCTCTTATTAAACCTGCTATAACCACGATGGTCATCTTCGAGTTCATTTCCAGCTGGAACACCTTTATGTGGCCCCTTATGGTTATAAACAAAGACAATCTGAGACCCATTCAGGTTGGGCTTGCATACTTTGCCCAGGGCGAATCCACAAACTACCCTGCCCTTATGGCAGCTTCAACCCTTTCCATTCTGCCTCTTGTGATTTTATTCTTCATTGCCCAAAAACAGATAATCGAAAGTTATGCCAGAAGCGGTCTAAAAGAATAG
- a CDS encoding RNA ligase — translation MQEAVKQALDLKKAVYETYRDIQYIRFVDDSKIFKRGTIVIGDTIIPPYPKIGRLFVLEEGLKRFFKEPFYIEEKADGYNIRVIYYKERPLAITRGGFICPFSTDRLKDFYDFNEFFRKYPELVLCGEIVGPNNPYMELHPPYITFDVAFRLFDIYDLKENRFLLPEERYKIADTFQIPQVTRYGLYTTGDIERIKELILKLNAEEIEGVVIKSAQRHLRYFKYATPIINIKDIEADVDLLLELPGEFFIQRIIRFALSSLELGYDGKEMANRLGEIFIENFKKIVQEFKESGKISRQYVLYFNEEENIEEFLKLENRASDLIKVKLIGVEREQNKYKVTIEKTFLKATSRLYRLIRGYPLYD, via the coding sequence ATGCAAGAAGCGGTCAAGCAAGCCCTTGACTTGAAAAAGGCCGTCTACGAAACCTATCGAGATATTCAATATATTCGTTTCGTTGATGACTCGAAAATCTTTAAGCGGGGCACTATAGTAATTGGGGACACAATTATTCCTCCTTACCCTAAAATTGGGCGTCTTTTTGTTTTAGAAGAAGGTCTTAAGCGTTTTTTCAAAGAGCCCTTCTACATAGAGGAAAAGGCCGATGGTTACAATATAAGGGTAATATATTACAAAGAGAGGCCTCTTGCCATTACCCGAGGAGGCTTCATCTGTCCCTTTAGTACTGACAGACTTAAAGATTTTTATGACTTCAATGAATTTTTTAGAAAATACCCAGAACTTGTCCTCTGTGGAGAAATCGTAGGCCCCAATAACCCTTATATGGAATTGCATCCACCCTACATCACCTTTGACGTTGCCTTTAGGCTATTTGACATCTATGATTTGAAAGAAAATAGGTTTTTACTACCTGAAGAGCGTTATAAAATTGCTGATACCTTTCAGATACCACAGGTTACCAGGTACGGACTTTACACAACCGGGGATATTGAAAGGATCAAGGAACTTATATTAAAACTCAACGCTGAAGAGATTGAGGGAGTTGTAATCAAGTCCGCCCAAAGGCATTTAAGATATTTCAAGTACGCCACCCCCATTATCAACATTAAGGACATTGAAGCCGATGTAGATTTACTCCTTGAACTCCCCGGTGAATTTTTTATTCAAAGAATCATAAGGTTTGCCCTCTCATCCCTTGAACTTGGTTACGATGGAAAAGAAATGGCTAATAGATTGGGTGAAATTTTCATTGAAAACTTCAAGAAGATTGTACAGGAATTTAAAGAGTCAGGTAAAATATCGCGCCAATACGTGCTCTATTTCAATGAAGAGGAAAACATTGAGGAATTTTTGAAACTGGAAAACAGGGCCTCGGACTTGATTAAAGTAAAACTCATTGGAGTCGAAAGGGAACAAAACAAATACAAAGTTACCATCGAGAAAACCTTCCTTAAAGCAACCTCACGGCTTTACAGGCTTATCAGAGGTTATCCTCTTTACGATTAG
- a CDS encoding RNA ligase partner protein, whose product MEKIVIDTSVFTNPDVYSLFGKSAKDAFRNFLELAKSFKNEFEFYMPPSVFEELNLILGEDSIPPEADLTIKLKSPKRFNIEVPGFLLYELIEEVRNRINKGLRVAEEAVQVAEKQSKEKIINRLRNKYREALRSGIIDSTEDVDLILLAMELGAAIVSADEGVRKWAEKLGVRYINPKALISVLLSNRKEDNL is encoded by the coding sequence ATGGAAAAAATCGTTATTGACACCAGTGTATTTACAAATCCTGATGTTTACAGCCTCTTTGGTAAAAGCGCAAAGGATGCCTTCAGGAATTTTTTAGAACTCGCAAAGAGCTTTAAGAATGAATTTGAATTTTATATGCCTCCTTCGGTGTTTGAGGAGTTGAATCTCATTCTGGGAGAAGATAGTATACCCCCTGAAGCGGACCTGACTATAAAATTGAAATCCCCTAAAAGGTTCAATATTGAGGTCCCCGGATTCCTCCTTTATGAGCTAATTGAAGAGGTCAGAAACCGAATTAATAAGGGTTTAAGGGTTGCTGAAGAAGCGGTTCAGGTTGCCGAGAAACAGAGTAAGGAAAAGATCATCAATCGTTTAAGGAACAAGTATCGTGAGGCACTAAGAAGTGGCATTATAGATTCAACGGAGGATGTAGATTTGATTCTTCTCGCTATGGAACTTGGTGCTGCCATTGTCTCTGCCGATGAGGGTGTAAGAAAGTGGGCAGAAAAGCTCGGAGTAAGATATATCAACCCAAAGGCGTTAATTTCAGTACTTCTCTCTAATCGTAAAGAGGATAACCTCTGA
- the sppA gene encoding signal peptide peptidase SppA, with translation MLFFLILSSFFNLNSVALSERSLATTVNPAGLAFSQGFELSYFGNKDNYRLNLYSGTLGFSWDKGSNSYYVADGIKLAENVYLGLGLKYAKDSGYGYYGGILLRPADFLSCGYTYNNYKNNRFGLAIKPFKEYVKVYVDVTNGKHFEGGIELEPVSGINLYATTVKDGKPSFGVEISLGNLVFSGSREDNKTTYGAIISANPYPSLMKMPKVHIVRLSGEYDEMRAEGSFAMRRKMSFFDLVTALDSLSSDKSVKGLFLILDNVALSINQIEELRNVISKLRQNGIKVYTYSENYFLGSYLLARAGDKVFLNPSGDIFIPGLGTVSMYFKTALERLGIKPEFQRIGEYKSAAEPFIMDTMSSYNREQLMAYLNTIYDYAKEAIPEIDSIFEYAVINADKAKEKKYVDSLIFESDIQDIIRKEFGKKVQIVRGLRNPWQPVRTAWYEPKYKVAYVVADGSIVEGESSDNPLPLPFIGGRNLGSSTIEKTFSKLEKDRRVKAVILRVNSPGGSALASDIMWNAIRKVSKKKPVIVTMGSVAASGGYYISSAGTKVLASKTTLTGSIGVLNGKFVTTGLFNKLGINLYSVKIGKYALSFSSYEELGPEGEEIMNREIQWAYQKFLKRIQEGRGLDPDSVDKIGRGRIWSGRDAKRIGIVDENGGILDAIKLSKVLIKCEDVKVIYYPTRKPSLPFANLMPQTTVLDMLLEGPSYIEFTKPLIVR, from the coding sequence ATGTTATTTTTTCTAATTCTTTCATCTTTTTTCAATTTAAATTCTGTGGCTCTCTCTGAGCGGAGTCTCGCAACTACAGTTAATCCGGCGGGCCTTGCTTTCTCTCAGGGCTTTGAGTTATCTTATTTTGGCAATAAAGATAATTACCGTTTAAACCTCTATTCAGGAACCCTTGGTTTTTCCTGGGATAAAGGTTCGAATTCCTATTATGTGGCTGACGGCATCAAACTTGCGGAGAATGTATACTTAGGATTGGGCTTAAAATATGCAAAAGACTCTGGATACGGTTATTACGGTGGAATACTTTTAAGACCCGCGGATTTTCTGTCCTGTGGCTATACATACAATAACTATAAAAATAATAGATTTGGCCTTGCTATAAAACCCTTCAAGGAATATGTCAAGGTCTATGTTGATGTTACAAATGGCAAGCATTTCGAAGGCGGGATTGAGCTTGAGCCGGTGAGCGGAATTAATTTATATGCAACAACTGTTAAAGATGGAAAACCTTCTTTTGGAGTTGAAATAAGCCTTGGAAACCTCGTGTTCTCTGGATCGCGGGAAGATAATAAAACCACTTATGGTGCCATAATATCTGCCAACCCTTACCCTTCTCTCATGAAGATGCCAAAAGTCCATATTGTTCGTCTGAGCGGGGAATATGATGAAATGAGGGCGGAGGGTTCCTTCGCAATGAGAAGAAAAATGTCCTTTTTTGATTTAGTTACTGCCCTTGATTCCCTTTCTTCAGATAAATCGGTAAAGGGTCTTTTCCTAATTTTAGACAATGTTGCCCTTTCTATTAATCAGATCGAAGAACTCAGGAATGTCATTTCGAAACTCAGGCAAAATGGAATTAAAGTTTATACCTACTCCGAAAACTATTTCTTAGGTTCATATCTTCTTGCAAGAGCTGGAGATAAGGTCTTTCTAAACCCTTCGGGCGACATTTTTATACCCGGTTTGGGCACAGTTAGTATGTATTTCAAGACCGCTTTAGAAAGGCTCGGTATCAAGCCGGAGTTCCAGAGAATTGGTGAATACAAGTCGGCGGCGGAACCCTTTATTATGGACACAATGAGTTCTTATAACAGAGAGCAGCTTATGGCTTATCTTAATACAATCTACGACTATGCAAAGGAAGCCATCCCGGAGATTGATTCCATTTTTGAATACGCTGTAATTAACGCAGATAAGGCTAAAGAGAAGAAGTATGTTGATTCGTTAATTTTTGAAAGCGATATTCAGGACATTATAAGGAAAGAATTTGGAAAAAAGGTTCAAATTGTACGAGGATTAAGAAATCCTTGGCAACCCGTGAGAACAGCCTGGTATGAACCAAAGTATAAAGTTGCCTATGTAGTGGCAGATGGGAGCATAGTGGAGGGGGAGAGTAGTGACAATCCACTCCCACTTCCTTTTATCGGCGGAAGAAACCTCGGCTCTTCGACAATTGAAAAAACCTTTTCGAAGCTCGAAAAAGACAGGAGAGTAAAAGCCGTAATTCTCAGGGTAAATTCACCCGGCGGTTCTGCCCTCGCTTCCGATATTATGTGGAATGCAATAAGAAAGGTGTCCAAAAAGAAACCTGTGATAGTAACAATGGGCTCTGTTGCTGCATCGGGAGGATATTACATCTCCTCAGCAGGAACAAAGGTACTTGCTTCTAAAACGACATTAACGGGTTCAATAGGCGTTCTCAATGGTAAATTTGTGACCACGGGGCTCTTTAACAAATTGGGAATAAATTTATATTCCGTTAAAATTGGAAAATATGCCCTATCTTTTTCATCCTATGAAGAGCTCGGACCTGAGGGTGAAGAGATAATGAATAGAGAAATCCAATGGGCATACCAGAAATTCCTGAAGAGAATCCAGGAGGGTAGGGGGCTTGATCCGGATAGCGTTGACAAAATTGGAAGGGGTAGGATATGGAGTGGAAGAGATGCAAAAAGGATTGGAATTGTTGATGAGAATGGTGGAATTTTGGATGCGATAAAACTTTCTAAAGTTCTTATAAAATGTGAGGACGTTAAAGTTATCTATTACCCGACTCGCAAGCCTTCCTTGCCCTTTGCTAATCTGATGCCTCAAACAACGGTTTTGGATATGCTGTTAGAGGGACCATCTTACATTGAGTTTACAAAACCTTTGATTGTAAGATAG